In Mytilus edulis chromosome 4, xbMytEdul2.2, whole genome shotgun sequence, the following proteins share a genomic window:
- the LOC139519809 gene encoding uncharacterized protein: MQHCKQSDFNPLDILATAAALKQTDKPETKQKIVIVKPKEGVKIINPKDHATSSCSTNEKKTNTKPIGLIRTTSFVEDGVKKVKLTISSELEKMLNEHNYGSIQKVSAGNKTVLKLPDVLSLGNDKKVIVKLVDKSGDHVNRDQLLAGVNSTDKDSPKETTTSNQESGNDGHKENKSDQVCDGQNTETLSEDLDTKLQSLKESNLSVEDLRNDLILDHENGELKHVDSEESLTESTGRKESCSSYTVPVCKPVQIEDFDVCNERIDSDIRSPVYEDIDFNESHKTPPNDQTILESNTNSDQILNIKQSIEEEEENHDQDTALLTNTEYSISTWSDKENKILEKDGKYQYGDNEILPGKVDTGANNIDRCDMGMSQVLDKVETYAAVHEKQTNIEDTSEESPSLDSYSSRATFSMQDHEYAEKYCDDSSEKRNDKLHDLHLVNEFSQDSGFSDSGLSPDGLESRTYRRDSPSLIPVKTDMLPSFDLNDVNKARDAIVALVNSNALPVVPHGTNSQSSSTKTSPKVGKFSIGTFASVCNSTLGLQSPEKSQIAFGQRIATSLLSNNICQQNKSESAVTCVQNNSTEHIEHDHDYSLPYHARPSNIPFSVQKVNKEIAGKGKTKEKKSDGNEKRIKRSGSSESKEDKTFDLITGESEKKSNKSEKLAEFLKNSTSDSKLKIQGSYKDDFVYFLNTNFRSRRRASQDIPPSVPSDKIIVPLPKPGDIIVPHLTNEDLEAIRLGKHSTLSNGPHANGSLSSTVTQTSLPATVSTALRNQTNGVMTDIESGIINTILSMETEPCADTTDPVLFGNGNENFNINFSDQLTPEQMEILYSAVDQVQSIDSTSSDKENAGDTIQGKGVTSDLNGEPACVEIKTGSPETPTPKETTATSDKSLPGNSDSSEQLDLLNDDMKLFTSTPDVSKNKSEETDAPWIVTVSMFWNDLPAIMLENLPYLRLVDIHKQILPAKDTGILKKRCQLLGIVVKNCSEMQRYFLVQYGRAFSSKSNLIISKVNAEFLIGYYVNPVTKLPRSSSEDHPQPKVKPTKISRPRSRPPSRTDSEKTRTVVPQKKPPVIAEPPPPAPLGRTRHKKINFLELLKGDSNSNSTENSVTEHVEEKKSEGSISVVVVQPPVGWKKSDSSVKKIEVGKKTVKRLHSGSEINKKKSEECQTIDSMGDDDIENRNLTWLCKKRQKIPLKVNKKVKKPGSLKVKWTIFNKASRKNLIKKKKQREVLSVVHKDILPNNSHLNNIQPGNVFMDLYNNENSSCVRCCTCNKIFSIEAFLSHQHDNGGDGKLISVVNPQSLSLRDASDSQKKIWRNFQLKRKRFNNNKITTVQNGLPKIQIVERQNDLEKRTLIVKPPSNKSVRISSRKRKQKQLYPIENYSYSSVVKHEGQDASSPSPNKIIKVSNALADNVVTESNGPILTSFTALEHDV, encoded by the exons ATGCAGCATTGTAAACAGAGTGATTTTAATCCATTAGACATCTTAGCCACAGCTGCTGCATTGAAACAGACTGATAAACCTGAAACGAAACAAAAAATTGTTATTGTCAAACCAAAAGAAGgagtcaaaatcataaatcctAAAGATCATGCAACCTCCTCATGTTCAACAAAtgagaaaaagacaaacacaaaacCTATTGGATTGATTCGGACTACTAGCTTTGTTGAAGATGGTGTGAAAAAAGTCAAACTTACTATAAGTTCGGAGTTGGAAAAAATGCTCAATGAGCATAATTATGGAAGTATACAAAAAGTAAGCGCGGGAAATAAAACAGTTCTAAAATTGCCAGATGTTTTGTCCTTGGGGAATGATAAGAAAGTTATTGTAAAACTTGTTGACAAATCAGGTGATCATGTGAACCGTGACCAGTTATTGGCAGGTGTAAATAGTACTGATAAAGATAGCCCCAAGGAAACGACTACATCAAATCAAGAGAGTGGAAATGATGGGCACAAAGAGAATAAATCTGACCAAGTATGCGATGGTCAAAATACAGAGACATTGTCCGAAGATTTAGATACAAAATTGCAGTCTTTAAAGGAAAGTAATCTGTCAGTTGAAGATCTAAGGAATGATTTAATCTTAGATcatgaaaatggtgaattaaaacATGTAGATTCAGAGGAGAGTTTGACTGAGAGCACTGGGAGAAAGGAATCCTGCTCCAGTTATACTGTACCAGTCTGTAAACCAGTTCAAATTGAGGATTTTGATGTTTGTAATGAGAGGATAGACTCTGATATCAGGTCACCTGTTTATGAGGATATTGATTTTAATGAATCACATAAAACTCCACCCAATGATCAAACTATATTGGAATCTAATACAAACAGTGATCAGATTCTAAATATAAAACAGTCgattgaagaagaagaagaaaatcaTGATCAAGACACAGCATTATTGACGAATACAGAATATTCAATATCTACATGGTCAGATAAAGAGAATAAAATATTGGAGAAAGATGGAAAATATCAATATGGTGATAATGAGATACTACCTGGTAAAGTAGACACAGGTGCTAATAACATAGACAGATGTGACATGGGGATGTCACAAGTTCTGGATAAAGTTGAAACATATGCCGCTGTTCATGAAAAACAGACTAACATTGAAGATACTTCGGAGGAAAGTCCATCCCTGGATAGTTATTCAAGCAGAGCCACATTTTCAATGCAAGATCATGAGTATGCTGAGAAATATTGTGATGACTCATCAGAAAAAAGAAATGACAAACTCCATGATTTACATCTAGTAAATGAATTTTCACAAGACAGTGGCTTTAGTGATTCAGGATTATCACCTGACGGTTTAGAATCGAGAACATATAGACGTGATAGTCCATCTTTAATACCTGTCAAAACAGACATGTTACCTTCGTTTGATTTGAACGATGTCAATAAGGCAAGAGACGCAATTGTTGCTTTGGTAAATTCTAATGCGCTACCAGTCGTACCTCATGGGACTAATTCTCAATCTAGTTCAACTAAAACATCACCAAAAGTTGGTAAATTTTCTATCGGAACATTTGCTTCTGTCTGTAACTCCACTCTTGGTCTTCAATCACCAGAAAAGAGTCAAATTGCATTCGGGCAAAGGATTGCCACTTCTCTTCTATCAAACAATATTTGTCAACAAAACAAAAGTGAAAGTGCTGTAACATGTGTTCAGAATAATTCAACTGAACATATTGAACATGATCATGACTATAGTCTTCCATATCATGCCAGACCAAGTAATATACCGTTCTCAGTTCAAAAGGTCAACAAGGAAATAGCTGGCAAGGGGAAAACAAAGGAGAAAAAGAGTGATGgaaatgaaaaaagaataaaGCGCTCAGGAAGTTCAGAGTCAAAAGAAGACAAAACATTTGATTTGATAACTGGAGAAAGTGAGAAAAAGAGCAACAAAAGTGAAAAACTGGCAGAATTCCTTAAGAATAGTACATCAGactcaaaattaaaaattcaagGAAGTTACAAAGATGATTTCGTTTATTTTCTTAATACAAACTTCCGTAGTCGAAGGAGAGCTAGTCAAGACATTCCACCGTCAGTACCATCAGATAAAATTATTGTGCCACTTCCTAAACCAGGGGATATCATTGTGCCCCACTTGACAAATGAGGATTTGGAAGCCATACGATTGGGTAAACATAGCACATTGTCAAATGGTCCACACGCTAATGGAAGTCTGTCATCAACAGTAACACAGACGTCATTACCAGCCACTGTTTCTACCGCGCTGAGAAACCAAACAAATGGCGTTATGACAGATATTGAAAGTGGAATCATTAATACAATATTAAGTATGGAAACTGAACCATGTGCCGATACCACTGACCCTGTATTGTTTGGAAATggaaatgaaaattttaatatcaatttcTCCGATCAGTTGACACCTGAAcaaatggaaattttatataGTGCTGTGGATCAAGTCCAGAGTATTGACAGCACATCAAGTGATAAAGAAAACGCTGGTGACACAATACAGGGCAAAGGCGTGACGTCTGACCTGAATGGGGAACCAGCTTGTGTGGAAATCAAAACAG gGTCTCCAGAAACACCTACTCCAAAAGAGACGACTGCAACAAGTGACAAGAGTTTACCAGGAAACTCAGATTCTTCAGAACAACTTGATTTGTTAAATGATGATATGAAATTGTTTACATCAACTCCAGATGTGTCCAAAAATAAATCTGAAGAGACTGATGCACCTTGGATTGTAACCGTCAGCATGTTTTGGAACGACTTGCCTGCAATTATGTTGGAAAACTTACCATATTTACGTTTAGTTGACATTCATAAACAAATTCTTCCTGCCAAAGACACGGGTATTTTAAAAAAACGATGCCAGCTTTTGGGAATTGTTGTTAAAAATTGTTCAGAAATGCAAAGATATTTCCTTGTTCAGTATGGAAGGGCATTTAGTTCCAAAAGTAATTTAATAATAAGTAAAGTAAATGCAGAGTTTTTAATTGGATATTATGTGAATCCAGTGACCAAATTACCAAGATCATCATCAGAAGACCATCCACAGCCAAAAGTTAAGCCAACTAAAATCTCCAGACCAAGATCAAGGCCACCAAGTAGAACTGACAG tgaGAAGACAAGGACAGTTGTTCCTCAGAAAAAACCTCCAGTTATAGCGGAGCCACCTCCTCCAGCTCCACTTGGGCGAACACGTCATAAGAAGATCAATTTTCTGGAATTACTAAAAGGTGATTCAAACAGCAACTCCACAGAAAATTCTGTAACAGAACATGTTGAAGAAAAGAAATCAGAAGGAAGCATTTCTGTCGTAGTGGTTCAACCCCCTGTTGGTTGGAAAAAATCGGATTCGTCAGTTAAAAAAATTGAAGTAGGAAAGAAAACTGTTAAACGCTTGCATTCAGGAagtgaaataaacaaaaagaaatcaGAAGAATGTCAGACAATTGATTCTATGGGTGATGATGATATTGAGAATAGAAATTTGACATGGCTCTGTAAAAAAAGGCAAAAGATTCCACTGAAAGTGAATAAAAAGGTCAAGAAACCAGGTTCACTAAAAGTAAAATGGACAATTTTTAACAAAGCAAGTAGGAAAAACTtgattaagaaaaagaaacagagggaGGTATTATCTGTTGTGCATAAAGATATTTTACCTAATAACAGTCATTTAAACAATATACAGCCAGGCAATGTGTTCATGGATttatataacaatgaaaattcTTCGTGTGTTCGTTGTTGCACATGTAACAAGATATTTTCAATAGAGGCTTTCCTCTCACATCAGCATGATAATGGGGGTGATGGAAAACTGATTTCCGTTGTTAATCCACAAAGTTTAAGTCTCAGGGATGCATCAGATTCACAAAAGAAAATTTGGCGCAACTTTCAGCTTAAAAGGAAACGattcaacaacaataaaataacaacagTTCAAAATGGGTTACCCAAAATACAAATTGTAGAAAGACAAAATGATTTGGAGAAAAGAACTCTGATTGTTAAACCTCCGTCAAACAAATCTGTGCGTATCAGTTCTAGGAAGCGTAAACAAAAACAATTGTATCCCATCGAAAACTATTCTTATAGTTCTGTTGTTAAACACGAAGGACAAGATGCATCGTCACCTTCACCCAACAAAATCATCAAAGTTTCCAATGCTCTAGCTGATAATGTCGTCACAGAGTCAAATGGACCAATATTAACAAGTTTCACTGCCTTAGAACATGATGTGTGA